Proteins from a genomic interval of Scomber scombrus chromosome 11, fScoSco1.1, whole genome shotgun sequence:
- the ptf1a gene encoding pancreas transcription factor 1 subunit alpha, producing MDSVLDPFSGLDSFSSPPYFDDDEFFTDHSSRDGHLDTDDFLDDDVDFLTSHFQDYYSKDGSSRAVPHDGDYDIGNLSFSSSSSTFSYSCADSTPDMSPQMGSLHGGPLLKRRRRMRSEMEMQQLRQAANVRERRRMQSINDAFEGLRTHIPTLPYEKRLSKVDTLRLAIGYINFLAELVQSDLPIRNSSNETHAQPKKVIICHRGTRSPSPSDPDYGLPPLAGHSLSWSDEKQLREQNIIRTAKVWTPEDPRKLHNKAGLTDIENEPPFGLVA from the exons ATGGACAGTGTGCTGGACCCTTTCTCTGGACTGGActctttctcctcccctccttacTTCGACGATGACGAGTTTTTCACTGACCACTCTTCTAGAGACGGACACTTGGACACGGATGACTTTTTGGATGATGATGTCGATTTCCTCACCAGTCATTTCCAAGACTATTACAGCAAAGACGGCAGCAGCAGAGCTGTGCCTCACGATGGTGACTACGACATCGGCAACCTGTCcttctcctcctcgtcctccacTTTCTCGTACAGCTGCGCAGACAGCACCCCGGACATGTCCCCTCAGATGGGTAGCCTTCACGGCGGGCCGTTGCTGAaacggaggaggaggatgaggtcTGAGATGGAGATGCAGCAGCTGAGGCAGGCTGCCAACGtcagggagaggagaaggatgCAGTCCATCAATGATGCGTTCGAGGGTCTGCGCACCCACATCCCCACCCTGCCCTACGAGAAGAGACTGTCTAAGGTGGACACTCTGCGGCTGGCCATCGGCTACATCAACTTCCTCGCCGAGCTCGTGCAGTCGGACCTGCCTATCAGGAACTCCAGTAACGAGACGCACGCGCAGCCCAAGAAAGTCATTATCTGCCACAGAGGAACAA GGTCTCCTTCCCCCAGCGACCCAGACTACGGCCTGCCTCCTCTGGCCGGTCACTCTTTGTCCTGGTCGGATGAAAAGCAGCTCCGGGAGCAGAACATCATCCGCACGGCCAAGGTCTGGACACCGGAGGACCCCCGTAAACTGCACAACAAAGCGGGCCTCACAGACATAGAGAACGAGCCTCCGTTCGGCCTGGTGGCCTAA